The following are encoded together in the Nocardioides okcheonensis genome:
- a CDS encoding TetR/AcrR family transcriptional regulator, with amino-acid sequence MSRPPLTHQRVVEAAGRVADAAGLGGVSMRSVGRELGVEAMSLYHHVASKDALLDGLADWLFAQIATPTAGLPWRAEMETRAHSARRVLAAHPWGLGLIESRRSPGPASLRHHDSVLGCLRTAGFTVALAAHAFSVLDAYTYGFVLTEVNLPFEPGESTEEFLAGIAGALVDHPHLAEMVAEQVSGRDYAYGNEFDHGLALVLDGLEARHDAEVRART; translated from the coding sequence GTGTCCAGACCACCCCTCACCCACCAGCGCGTCGTCGAGGCGGCGGGCCGGGTCGCCGACGCCGCCGGCCTCGGCGGGGTGAGCATGCGCAGCGTCGGGCGCGAGCTCGGGGTCGAGGCGATGTCGCTCTACCACCACGTCGCCAGCAAGGACGCCCTGCTCGACGGCCTGGCCGACTGGCTCTTCGCCCAGATCGCGACGCCGACCGCGGGACTCCCCTGGCGCGCGGAGATGGAGACCCGCGCCCACTCCGCACGGCGCGTCCTCGCCGCGCACCCGTGGGGGCTCGGCCTCATCGAGTCGCGCCGCTCCCCCGGCCCTGCGTCGTTGCGCCACCACGACTCCGTGCTCGGCTGCCTGCGCACCGCGGGATTCACGGTGGCCCTGGCGGCGCACGCCTTCTCGGTGCTCGACGCCTACACCTACGGCTTCGTGCTCACCGAGGTGAACCTGCCCTTCGAGCCCGGCGAGTCCACCGAGGAGTTCCTGGCCGGGATCGCGGGGGCGCTGGTCGACCACCCGCACCTGGCCGAGATGGTCGCCGAGCAGGTGTCGGGGCGCGACTACGCCTACGGCAACGAGTTCGACCACGGCCTGGCGCTGGTCCTCGACGGCCTCGAGGCCCGGCACGACGCCGAGGTCAGAGCACGAACGTGA
- a CDS encoding NAD(P)-dependent alcohol dehydrogenase yields the protein MRAAVVERYGPPEVVQVRDVPAPDVRRGRLLVRVRATAVTSADGRIRAARFPRGFGPFARLAFGVRRPRRTVLGGVFSGVVEEVGPGVSGFSVGDEVCGMTGVSFGGHAELVCVPAAKTSRKPAGVSHEDAAGVLFGGATALHFLGDRVRPGQRVLVNGASGAIGTAAVQLARNAGAHVTAVCSGRNADLVRSLGADEVVDHTTTSVLDLPATHDVVLDTVGNLDRHSGRRLLAPGGVVLLAVAGLTDVVLARGDVRAGTSAEDPAVFDRLLALVAAGDLDPVVSRTLPLDEVVEAHRVVDSGRKVGSLVLTP from the coding sequence ATGAGGGCAGCGGTGGTGGAGCGGTACGGACCGCCCGAGGTGGTGCAGGTGCGCGACGTCCCCGCGCCGGACGTGCGCCGCGGGCGGCTGCTGGTGCGCGTGCGCGCCACGGCGGTGACCTCGGCCGACGGCCGGATCCGGGCGGCCCGGTTCCCGCGCGGGTTCGGCCCGTTCGCGCGGCTCGCCTTCGGCGTACGACGACCGCGGCGCACCGTGCTCGGCGGTGTCTTCTCGGGGGTGGTCGAGGAGGTCGGTCCCGGCGTGAGCGGCTTCAGCGTCGGCGACGAGGTCTGCGGCATGACCGGTGTCTCGTTCGGCGGCCACGCCGAGCTGGTCTGCGTCCCCGCCGCGAAGACCTCGCGCAAGCCCGCCGGCGTCTCGCACGAGGACGCCGCCGGCGTGCTGTTCGGCGGTGCCACCGCCCTGCACTTCCTGGGTGACCGGGTGCGGCCGGGCCAGCGGGTGCTGGTCAACGGTGCCTCGGGGGCGATCGGCACGGCAGCCGTCCAGCTCGCCCGGAACGCGGGCGCCCACGTCACGGCCGTGTGCAGCGGCCGCAACGCCGACCTGGTGCGGTCGCTGGGCGCCGACGAGGTCGTCGACCACACCACGACGTCGGTGCTCGACCTGCCCGCCACCCACGACGTGGTCCTGGACACGGTCGGGAACCTCGACCGGCACAGCGGACGACGCCTGCTGGCGCCGGGCGGCGTGGTGCTCCTGGCGGTCGCGGGCCTCACCGACGTGGTGCTGGCCCGCGGTGACGTCCGGGCGGGCACGAGCGCCGAGGACCCCGCCGTGTTCGACCGCCTGCTCGCCCTCGTGGCCGCCGGCGACCTCGACCCGGTGGTCTCCCGCACGCTGCCGCTCGACGAGGTCGTCGAGGCGCACCGCGTGGTCGACTCGGGCCGCAAGGTCGGGAGCCTGGTCCTCACGCCCTGA
- a CDS encoding MOSC domain-containing protein, with translation MSATVLSVNAGALAPVAGLRRPSGIRKHPVDRITVRDPGPKHGGLGSGVVGDEIGSRKHHGGETQAVYAVAREELDWWGRATGRDLADGMFGENLTTSGHEVDDAEIGERWRVGAVLLEVCGPRIPCATFAAHMAEPRWVRRFTERGRTGAYLAVREAGVVERDDPIEVVHRPGHGLTVPMFFRASMGDRDLARVLLEAGVLPQVEHDWLASRV, from the coding sequence GTGAGCGCCACCGTCCTGTCGGTCAACGCCGGGGCGCTGGCCCCGGTCGCCGGCCTGCGCCGACCCAGCGGCATCCGCAAGCACCCCGTCGACCGGATCACCGTGCGCGACCCCGGGCCGAAGCACGGCGGCCTCGGCAGCGGGGTCGTCGGGGACGAGATCGGCAGCCGCAAGCACCACGGCGGCGAGACGCAGGCGGTCTACGCCGTCGCCCGCGAGGAGCTCGACTGGTGGGGCCGTGCGACCGGCCGGGACCTCGCCGACGGGATGTTCGGCGAGAACCTGACGACCAGCGGCCACGAGGTCGACGACGCCGAGATCGGCGAGCGGTGGCGCGTCGGGGCCGTGCTGCTCGAGGTGTGCGGCCCGCGCATCCCGTGCGCGACCTTCGCCGCCCACATGGCCGAGCCGCGGTGGGTGCGGCGCTTCACCGAGCGTGGCCGCACCGGCGCCTACCTCGCCGTCCGCGAGGCGGGGGTCGTCGAGCGCGACGACCCGATCGAGGTCGTGCACCGACCCGGCCACGGGCTCACGGTGCCGATGTTCTTCCGGGCCAGCATGGGCGACCGCGACCTGGCGCGGGTGCTGCTGGAGGCCGGCGTGCTGCCGCAGGTCGAGCACGACTGGCTCGCCTCGCGGGTGTGA
- a CDS encoding CASTOR/POLLUX-related putative ion channel produces MGQTGRQLRTRTTRAMGERASSSSASTSATASTGRRAVPAPSWRDRARYLFDNSMSRGTPALIAWLTALTLVLIVVFALLTIGLGLRGDAGGSLGDEVFNALLHALDPGTVAGDAGSPWRYVLTMLVLTVGGLFIVSALIGVIAAGIDARIAELQRGRSLVLERDHTVILGWSESIFTILRELAIANESRRRPVVVVLADRDKVEMEEEIRAKVPDPRGTRIVCRSGSPMDVDDLAVSGHHAARSVILLAPSGSEDPDAEVIKTLLALTHEGGDGPRIVAEIRNPTNLEAARLVGAERTTLLDIRETVAKLVVQTSRQSGASAVYVELFDYDGDEIYFLADHELDGLTFGAAQHRFESASLIGLVGPGGSRLCPPPDTVIAGHALVLVAEDDSVLDAAGAALAPPVEAHLGETTAVDQHPGRAVMIGWNERAPLMLRELDRYAAPGSTITVLTSHGEPRVPPLEHLAVEVVRGVTTDRATLDEHVVAGLDQVIVLCYSDDLAPQAADARTLVTLLHVRDILARLDGETAVVSEMMDDRNRVLAQVADIDDVVVSGEFVSLIVTQLSEDARLEAVFAELLGADGAEIYLRPAEWYVRPGVEVAWATVVEGAVRRGEVAIGWKSDSLSETGAEFGVRVNPSKSTTLTTGPGDRVVVLAQD; encoded by the coding sequence ATGGGACAGACCGGTCGCCAGCTCCGCACGCGCACCACCCGCGCGATGGGTGAGCGCGCCTCCTCCAGCAGCGCCTCCACCAGCGCCACCGCCTCCACCGGCCGACGGGCGGTCCCCGCGCCGAGCTGGCGCGACCGGGCGCGCTACCTCTTCGACAACTCGATGTCGCGGGGGACGCCCGCCCTCATCGCCTGGCTCACTGCCCTGACCCTGGTGCTCATCGTCGTCTTCGCGCTGCTGACCATCGGCCTCGGCCTGCGCGGCGACGCGGGCGGGAGCCTCGGCGACGAGGTCTTCAACGCGCTCCTGCACGCCCTCGACCCGGGCACGGTGGCCGGCGACGCCGGCAGCCCGTGGCGCTACGTCCTCACCATGCTGGTGCTCACCGTCGGCGGCCTGTTCATCGTCAGCGCGCTGATCGGCGTCATCGCCGCCGGCATCGACGCCCGGATCGCCGAGCTCCAGCGCGGGCGCTCCCTGGTCCTGGAGCGCGACCACACCGTCATCCTCGGCTGGTCGGAGTCGATCTTCACGATCCTGCGCGAGCTCGCGATCGCCAACGAGAGCCGGCGACGCCCGGTGGTCGTGGTCCTCGCCGACCGCGACAAGGTCGAGATGGAGGAGGAGATCCGCGCCAAGGTGCCCGACCCGCGCGGCACCCGGATCGTGTGCCGCAGCGGGTCGCCGATGGACGTCGACGACCTCGCCGTCTCGGGCCACCACGCGGCCCGCTCGGTCATCCTGCTGGCGCCGTCGGGCTCGGAGGACCCCGACGCCGAGGTGATCAAGACGCTGCTCGCGCTCACCCACGAGGGTGGCGACGGGCCGCGGATCGTCGCCGAGATCCGCAACCCGACGAACCTGGAGGCGGCGCGGCTGGTCGGTGCGGAGCGCACCACCCTGCTCGACATCCGCGAGACCGTCGCCAAGCTGGTCGTCCAGACCTCGCGCCAGTCGGGTGCGTCGGCGGTCTACGTCGAGCTCTTCGACTACGACGGCGACGAGATCTACTTCCTCGCCGACCACGAGCTGGACGGGCTGACCTTCGGCGCGGCCCAGCACCGCTTCGAGAGCGCCTCGCTGATCGGGCTGGTGGGCCCCGGGGGCAGCCGCCTCTGCCCGCCGCCCGACACCGTGATCGCCGGGCACGCCCTCGTCCTGGTGGCCGAGGACGACTCCGTGCTGGACGCCGCCGGCGCCGCCCTGGCACCGCCGGTCGAGGCACACCTCGGGGAGACCACGGCGGTCGACCAGCACCCCGGCCGCGCGGTGATGATCGGCTGGAACGAGCGTGCCCCGCTGATGCTGCGCGAGCTCGACCGGTATGCCGCGCCGGGCTCGACGATCACCGTGCTCACCTCCCACGGCGAGCCTCGCGTCCCGCCGCTGGAGCACCTCGCGGTCGAGGTGGTGCGCGGGGTGACGACCGACCGCGCCACCCTCGACGAGCACGTCGTCGCCGGCCTCGACCAGGTCATCGTGCTGTGCTACTCCGACGACCTCGCGCCGCAGGCGGCCGACGCGCGCACCCTCGTCACCCTGCTGCACGTCCGCGACATCCTGGCCCGGCTCGACGGCGAGACCGCGGTGGTCAGCGAGATGATGGACGACCGCAACCGGGTGCTCGCCCAGGTCGCCGACATCGACGACGTCGTGGTCAGCGGCGAGTTCGTCAGCCTCATCGTCACCCAGCTCTCGGAGGACGCCCGGCTCGAGGCGGTCTTCGCCGAGCTCCTCGGTGCCGACGGCGCCGAGATCTACCTGCGGCCGGCCGAGTGGTACGTCCGTCCCGGCGTCGAGGTCGCGTGGGCCACCGTCGTCGAGGGCGCCGTCCGCCGCGGCGAGGTCGCGATCGGCTGGAAGTCCGACTCGCTGTCGGAGACCGGCGCGGAGTTCGGGGTCCGGGTCAACCCGTCCAAGTCGACGACCCTCACGACCGGGCCGGGCGACCGCGTCGTCGTGCTCGCCCAGGACTGA
- a CDS encoding ANTAR domain-containing protein — MTAPASDAQGAAQTEIEQLRAALESRLVIGQAQGVLMERLDIDPRQAMDYLRRASNELNRKLALVAADIVRTRELPTRLPGGQESPEWQTASTLLPSVSRTNAP, encoded by the coding sequence ATGACCGCGCCCGCCAGTGACGCGCAGGGTGCAGCGCAGACGGAGATCGAGCAGCTGCGCGCCGCGCTGGAGAGCCGGCTGGTCATCGGCCAGGCCCAGGGCGTCCTGATGGAGCGGCTCGACATCGATCCCCGCCAGGCCATGGACTACCTCAGGCGGGCGTCGAACGAGCTCAACCGCAAGCTGGCGCTGGTCGCCGCGGACATCGTCCGCACCCGCGAGCTGCCCACCCGCCTGCCGGGCGGTCAGGAGTCGCCGGAGTGGCAGACGGCCTCGACGTTGTTGCCCTCGGTGTCGCGGACGAACGCCCCGTAG
- a CDS encoding MarR family winged helix-turn-helix transcriptional regulator: protein MRTTKAPPLDDQLCFDLYAASRAVTAAYRPVLDQLGITYPQYLVLIVLWEHQSRTVRDLAARLRLDHGTLTPLLKRMEAAGLVERRRDHTDERLVVVSLAGKGEALRRHAKAIHCDMVDQLGLAPAEFEELQDTLRTLTARVSSPTS, encoded by the coding sequence ATGAGGACGACCAAGGCGCCGCCGCTGGATGACCAGCTCTGCTTCGACCTCTACGCCGCGTCCCGCGCGGTGACGGCTGCCTATCGCCCCGTCCTCGACCAGCTCGGGATCACCTACCCGCAGTACCTGGTCCTGATCGTGCTCTGGGAGCACCAGAGCCGCACGGTGCGCGACCTGGCCGCGCGACTCCGGCTGGACCACGGGACCCTCACGCCGCTGCTCAAGCGGATGGAGGCGGCGGGCCTGGTCGAGCGTCGCCGGGACCACACCGACGAGCGCCTGGTCGTCGTGTCGCTGGCGGGCAAGGGGGAGGCGCTGCGCCGCCACGCCAAGGCGATCCACTGCGACATGGTCGACCAGCTCGGCCTCGCCCCGGCGGAGTTCGAGGAGCTGCAGGACACCCTGCGCACCCTGACCGCCCGGGTCTCGTCCCCGACGTCGTGA
- a CDS encoding VOC family protein, giving the protein MIDHLGINCTDLARAATFYDRVLGVLGHRRVMDVEVAIGYGTEGPDFWISTFDGVGPNREVHVAFTAPDAATVRAFHAEAVAAGAESLHEPRLWPEYHPGYYGAFVRDTEGNNVEAVCHSGDS; this is encoded by the coding sequence ATGATCGATCACCTGGGCATCAACTGCACCGACCTCGCCCGCGCGGCGACGTTCTACGACCGGGTCCTGGGCGTGCTCGGCCACCGGCGCGTGATGGACGTCGAGGTCGCCATCGGCTACGGCACCGAGGGCCCCGACTTCTGGATCAGCACCTTCGACGGAGTCGGCCCGAACCGCGAGGTCCACGTCGCCTTCACCGCCCCCGACGCCGCGACGGTGCGGGCCTTCCACGCCGAGGCGGTCGCCGCCGGGGCGGAGTCGCTGCACGAGCCGCGCCTGTGGCCGGAGTACCACCCCGGTTACTACGGGGCGTTCGTCCGCGACACCGAGGGCAACAACGTCGAGGCCGTCTGCCACTCCGGCGACTCCTGA
- a CDS encoding phospho-sugar mutase — MTAPTELIEHARAWAAEDPDDQTRAELEAVVAAAERGEDTDLADRFAGTLEFGTAGLRGALGAGPNRMNRVVVTRAAAGLAAYLRDTGHAGGSVVIGFDARHNSDVFARDTAEIMTGAGFKALVMPRTLPTPLLAFAIRELGCAAGVMVTASHNPPQDNGYKVYLGDGSQIVPPADSGIAERIAAVGALADLPRGNGGTLVSEEIVDRYLDTVAGLAEDGPRDLSVVYTPLHGVGGTTVAQVLETAGFDAPHVVEEQEHPDPEFSTVSFPNPEEPGAMDLALALAAAKRADLVVANDPDADRCAVAVPDAHGWRMLRGDEVGALLAHHLIARGRTGTFANSIVSSSLLGKMAAAAGQPHEETLTGFKWIGRVEGLAFGYEEALGYCCDPEHVKDKDGVSALLLVCELAAQAKADGRTLVDLLDDIAREHGLHATDQLSVRFEDLADIPATMDRLRSAPPQELGGLAVERAEDLSQGTDLLPPTDGLRYSLAEGARVIVRPSGTEPKVKCYLEVVVPVEAGADDGVDAARISAAGRLDAIKADLRGVAFGQPLGG, encoded by the coding sequence ATGACCGCACCGACCGAGCTGATCGAGCACGCCCGCGCATGGGCCGCCGAGGACCCCGACGACCAGACCCGAGCCGAGCTCGAGGCCGTCGTCGCCGCCGCCGAGCGCGGCGAGGACACCGACCTCGCCGACCGGTTCGCCGGCACCCTCGAGTTCGGCACGGCCGGCCTGCGCGGCGCGCTCGGTGCCGGCCCGAACCGGATGAACCGCGTGGTGGTCACCCGCGCCGCCGCGGGCCTCGCGGCCTACCTCCGCGACACCGGCCACGCCGGCGGCTCGGTCGTCATCGGCTTCGACGCCCGGCACAACTCCGACGTCTTCGCGCGCGACACCGCCGAGATCATGACCGGCGCCGGCTTCAAGGCGCTCGTCATGCCCCGGACGCTGCCCACCCCGCTGCTGGCCTTCGCCATCCGCGAGCTCGGCTGCGCCGCCGGCGTGATGGTCACCGCCAGCCACAACCCGCCGCAGGACAACGGCTACAAGGTCTACCTCGGCGACGGCAGCCAGATCGTGCCGCCCGCCGACAGCGGCATCGCCGAGCGGATCGCCGCCGTGGGCGCCCTCGCGGACCTGCCGCGCGGCAACGGCGGCACGCTGGTGTCCGAGGAGATCGTCGACCGCTACCTCGACACCGTCGCAGGCCTGGCCGAGGACGGCCCCCGCGACCTGTCCGTGGTCTACACCCCCCTGCACGGCGTGGGCGGCACCACCGTCGCCCAGGTGCTGGAGACCGCCGGCTTCGACGCGCCCCACGTGGTCGAGGAGCAGGAGCACCCGGACCCGGAGTTCTCGACCGTCTCCTTCCCCAACCCCGAGGAGCCGGGGGCGATGGACCTCGCCCTCGCGCTGGCCGCCGCGAAGCGGGCCGACCTCGTCGTGGCCAACGACCCCGACGCCGACCGCTGCGCGGTCGCGGTGCCCGACGCCCACGGCTGGCGGATGCTGCGCGGCGACGAGGTCGGCGCGCTGCTGGCCCACCACCTGATCGCCCGGGGCCGCACCGGCACCTTCGCCAACTCGATCGTGTCCTCGAGCCTGCTGGGCAAGATGGCCGCAGCCGCCGGGCAGCCGCACGAGGAGACCCTCACCGGCTTCAAGTGGATCGGCCGCGTCGAGGGCCTCGCCTTCGGCTACGAGGAGGCGCTCGGCTACTGCTGCGACCCCGAGCACGTGAAGGACAAGGACGGCGTGTCCGCGCTGCTGCTGGTCTGCGAGCTCGCCGCGCAGGCCAAGGCCGACGGCCGGACCCTCGTCGACCTGCTCGACGACATCGCCCGCGAGCACGGCCTGCACGCCACCGACCAGCTGTCGGTGCGCTTCGAGGACCTCGCCGACATCCCGGCCACGATGGACCGGCTCCGGTCCGCGCCGCCGCAGGAGCTCGGCGGGCTGGCGGTCGAGCGGGCCGAGGACCTGTCCCAGGGCACCGACCTGCTGCCGCCCACCGACGGCCTGCGGTATTCGCTCGCCGAGGGCGCCCGGGTCATCGTCCGTCCGAGCGGCACCGAGCCCAAGGTCAAGTGCTACCTCGAGGTGGTCGTCCCGGTCGAGGCCGGCGCCGACGACGGCGTCGACGCGGCACGCATCTCGGCCGCGGGACGCCTCGACGCGATCAAGGCCGACCTGCGCGGCGTCGCGTTCGGGCAGCCCCTCGGTGGCTGA
- the tpx gene encoding thiol peroxidase, producing the protein MATTQLGDTTVSTVGELPAVGAKAPGFELVDAKFQPLTDSSVAGKRVVLNIFPSIDTGVCQASVKKFNELAAGLDNTAVVCVSRDLPFAQARFCGAEGIEDVLVGSAFRSSFGQDYGVAIDGGGWDQLFARAVVVLDTDGTVLHAQLTDAIGHEPDYDAAVAALS; encoded by the coding sequence ATGGCAACCACACAACTGGGTGACACCACCGTCAGCACCGTCGGCGAGCTGCCCGCGGTCGGCGCCAAGGCGCCGGGCTTCGAGCTGGTCGACGCGAAGTTCCAGCCGCTCACCGACTCCTCGGTGGCCGGCAAGCGCGTCGTGCTCAACATCTTCCCGAGCATCGACACCGGCGTGTGCCAGGCGAGCGTGAAGAAGTTCAACGAGCTCGCCGCCGGCCTCGACAACACGGCCGTCGTCTGCGTCTCGCGAGACCTGCCCTTCGCCCAGGCCCGCTTCTGCGGCGCCGAGGGCATCGAGGACGTCCTCGTCGGCTCGGCGTTCCGCTCCTCGTTCGGCCAGGACTACGGCGTCGCCATCGACGGCGGCGGCTGGGACCAGCTCTTCGCCCGCGCGGTCGTCGTCCTCGACACCGACGGCACGGTGCTGCACGCGCAGCTCACCGACGCGATCGGGCACGAGCCCGACTACGACGCCGCGGTCGCCGCGCTGTCCTGA
- a CDS encoding right-handed parallel beta-helix repeat-containing protein → MAEVRAQRASATTALALALTSGLLATSPAPAAVPSAAAERAPRTWYVGPGRDLATPSAAAAVAGDGDTVLIDAGTYSGDVATWTQDDLTLRGVGGRAHLRADGNDAQGKAIWVIAGDRTRVDRVEMSGAEVPDQNGAGIRQEGTDLTVTRSWFHDNQDGILTGADPASDIVIRRSRFFRNGGGDGYTHNLYVGAVRSLTVTGSWFWGADVGHELKSRAARTTVVGNLFDDADATASYSIDLPNGGRSLVAGNVVVQGPRSENSTLVSYGAEGLTNPSHRIVVVHNTFVNRRSSGTFLSLAIGSRAVLRNNLLVGPGDLTAGEGADARANRRVRRGAFVDPASGDYRLVASSPAVDRGVRVPARWRPRLEYVHPAGSTRRPVRGRPDLGAYELR, encoded by the coding sequence GTGGCTGAGGTGCGGGCACAGCGGGCCTCCGCCACCACCGCCCTGGCCCTGGCCCTCACGTCGGGGCTGCTCGCCACCTCCCCCGCCCCTGCGGCCGTGCCCTCGGCGGCGGCCGAGCGGGCACCGCGGACCTGGTACGTCGGACCCGGCCGCGACCTCGCCACGCCGAGCGCCGCAGCCGCGGTGGCCGGCGACGGCGACACCGTGCTGATCGACGCCGGGACCTACTCCGGCGACGTCGCGACCTGGACCCAGGACGACCTCACGCTGCGCGGGGTCGGCGGACGCGCCCACCTGCGCGCCGACGGCAACGACGCCCAGGGCAAGGCGATCTGGGTGATCGCCGGCGACCGCACCCGGGTCGACCGCGTCGAGATGAGCGGCGCGGAGGTGCCGGACCAGAACGGCGCAGGGATCCGGCAGGAGGGCACCGACCTCACCGTCACCCGCAGCTGGTTCCACGACAACCAGGACGGCATCCTCACCGGCGCCGACCCGGCCAGCGACATCGTCATCCGCCGCTCGCGCTTCTTCCGCAACGGGGGCGGTGACGGCTACACCCACAACCTCTACGTCGGCGCCGTGCGCTCGCTCACCGTCACCGGCAGCTGGTTCTGGGGTGCGGACGTCGGCCACGAGCTCAAGTCGCGGGCCGCCCGCACCACCGTCGTCGGCAACCTCTTCGACGACGCGGACGCGACCGCGAGCTACTCCATCGACCTGCCGAACGGCGGCCGGTCGCTCGTGGCCGGCAACGTGGTCGTCCAGGGCCCGCGGTCGGAGAACTCCACCCTCGTCTCCTACGGCGCCGAGGGGTTGACGAACCCGTCGCACCGGATCGTCGTCGTGCACAACACCTTCGTGAACCGGCGCTCCAGCGGCACCTTCCTGTCGCTGGCCATCGGCAGCCGGGCGGTCCTGCGCAACAACCTGCTCGTCGGTCCCGGTGACCTGACCGCGGGCGAGGGCGCGGACGCCCGGGCCAACCGCCGCGTCCGGCGTGGCGCGTTCGTCGACCCCGCGTCGGGCGACTACCGCCTGGTCGCCTCCTCCCCCGCCGTCGACCGGGGCGTCCGCGTGCCGGCCCGCTGGCGCCCGCGGCTGGAGTACGTCCACCCGGCCGGCTCGACCCGCCGACCCGTCCGCGGTCGACCCGACCTCGGGGCGTACGAGCTGCGCTAG
- a CDS encoding sigma factor codes for MAVGATPHVGDGRPPSLDELLVRSGRGDRSAFTDLYDRLAPRVFGLVSCLVRDPGEAERISCDAFLEVWRRAATYDPASSGAAAWVLGTARRLAVPASRLAHRSPGAPVMSQVHDPFLRASGLTRPQARAVHLAWFDGLDHRRIEAEMGSGEPAAALITGALRTLAPAGPR; via the coding sequence GTGGCCGTTGGAGCTACACCCCACGTCGGTGACGGGCGGCCCCCGTCCCTCGACGAGCTGCTCGTCAGGTCGGGCCGGGGGGACCGCTCGGCCTTCACCGATCTCTACGACCGGCTCGCCCCTCGCGTGTTCGGCCTGGTCTCGTGCCTGGTGCGCGACCCCGGCGAGGCGGAGCGGATCTCCTGCGACGCCTTCCTCGAGGTGTGGCGCCGTGCGGCGACCTACGACCCCGCCAGCTCGGGCGCCGCGGCCTGGGTCCTCGGCACCGCGCGCCGGCTCGCCGTGCCGGCGAGCCGGCTCGCCCACCGCTCCCCCGGCGCGCCCGTCATGAGCCAGGTGCACGACCCGTTCCTGCGTGCGTCCGGCCTCACCCGCCCGCAGGCCCGCGCCGTGCACCTCGCGTGGTTCGACGGACTCGACCACCGGCGCATCGAGGCGGAGATGGGGTCGGGGGAACCGGCGGCTGCCCTGATCACGGGGGCGCTGAGGACGCTGGCACCGGCCGGTCCCCGATGA
- the yidC gene encoding membrane protein insertase YidC codes for MSLLEPVKHALAAVLATAHDALTSLGADPASAVTWLACVAVVVVLVRTAMLPFVVHGVRQAHAGARARPHLRELAERYRGRTDADSLRAMVEERRALSAEHGVSRLGCLPLLVQLPVWIGLYHLLSEVASGSAVGAMTPSLVSSLGTASVLGVSLATHGYLGSGAAHLVVVVALAATAAALSFATQHFFVLPNTVTDGLPEAMATAQRLMPTLSALGVLLSAGVVPVALLGYWVMSSTWTLAQSAVVARWFPTPGTEAARRAALRA; via the coding sequence ATGTCCCTGCTCGAACCCGTCAAGCACGCCCTCGCCGCGGTCCTCGCGACCGCCCACGACGCCCTCACCTCGCTCGGCGCGGACCCCGCGTCCGCGGTCACCTGGCTGGCCTGCGTCGCCGTGGTCGTCGTCCTCGTCCGCACCGCGATGCTGCCCTTCGTCGTGCACGGCGTGCGCCAGGCCCACGCCGGCGCCCGCGCCCGGCCGCACCTGCGCGAGCTCGCGGAGCGCTACCGCGGCCGGACCGACGCGGACAGCCTCCGCGCCATGGTCGAGGAGCGGCGCGCCCTCTCGGCCGAGCACGGCGTGAGCCGGCTCGGCTGCCTGCCGCTGCTCGTCCAGCTGCCCGTGTGGATCGGCCTCTACCACCTGCTGTCCGAGGTCGCGTCCGGCTCCGCGGTGGGGGCGATGACGCCCTCGCTGGTGTCGTCGCTCGGCACCGCCTCCGTGCTCGGCGTCTCGCTCGCCACCCACGGCTACCTCGGCTCGGGCGCCGCCCACCTCGTGGTCGTCGTGGCGCTGGCCGCCACGGCGGCCGCGCTGTCCTTCGCCACCCAGCACTTCTTCGTGCTGCCCAACACCGTCACCGACGGCCTGCCGGAGGCGATGGCCACCGCCCAGCGGCTGATGCCGACCCTGTCGGCCCTCGGCGTGCTGCTGTCGGCGGGGGTGGTGCCGGTCGCGCTGCTGGGCTACTGGGTGATGAGCTCGACGTGGACGCTGGCCCAGTCCGCCGTGGTCGCGCGCTGGTTCCCCACGCCCGGGACGGAGGCCGCCCGCCGGGCCGCGCTCAGGGCGTGA